From Sediminibacterium sp. TEGAF015, a single genomic window includes:
- a CDS encoding SIS domain-containing protein, with translation MDFFFNDYKKDLIHAIESLDWKTMKEIADRIIELRNNGNIVYLIGNGGSSATPSHSAGDWTKELRIKTICLTDNTPSVTAFANDTDYTNIFKGQLETFLSKGDIVIGYSGSGNSPNVLNAIEFAKSKGNFTVGITGNYNDRNGGKLVSLADLSLVANTTSMERIEDVHLIINHIIKEYIKATINASQRISKV, from the coding sequence ATGGATTTTTTTTTCAATGATTATAAGAAAGATCTGATTCATGCGATTGAATCACTTGACTGGAAAACGATGAAGGAAATAGCTGATCGAATCATCGAGTTAAGAAATAATGGAAATATAGTTTACCTTATTGGAAACGGTGGTTCATCTGCTACCCCATCACATAGTGCTGGCGATTGGACAAAAGAATTGAGGATTAAAACAATCTGCTTAACTGATAATACACCATCAGTAACAGCGTTCGCAAACGACACAGATTATACAAATATATTTAAAGGACAACTTGAAACTTTTCTTTCAAAAGGAGATATTGTTATTGGATATAGCGGAAGCGGAAATTCCCCAAATGTGTTGAATGCAATTGAGTTTGCAAAATCTAAAGGAAACTTTACAGTAGGTATAACTGGAAATTACAATGATAGAAACGGAGGTAAACTAGTAAGTTTAGCTGATTTGTCTCTGGTTGCTAATACTACTTCGATGGAAAGAATTGAGGATGTTCATCTTATAATTAATCATATCATCAAAGAATATATTAAAGCAACGATAAACGCCTCACAGAGGATATCGAAAGTATAA
- a CDS encoding glycosyltransferase family 2 protein, protein MNDKEDLISVIVPVYKVEKYLDRCVTSILNQSYKNFEIVLVDDDSPDNCPKMCDDYAVRYDNIVVIHLKNSGIGVSGARNAGIERAKGKYITFVDSDDFAHHDLLSVLKKSIDSVPQAQLSMCSYKRVFDLPKEIEPVNYTGVELINDMKAMEMLITDQTLSAVWGKLYARDVFDGIRFPVGRHNEDMFVMPLIFQKAKKITVAPQELYFYFQDSESLCRSNFNYNMLDMIEAISQWKQYITVKYPTLIEKVNSHYYSSVINSSQYLVKKKDDFGIEKLKSFEKEIVANYKSIINSKYTTLNNKIKTILIKLGLFKTVIKTIDTINIRKYD, encoded by the coding sequence ATGAATGATAAAGAAGATTTAATTAGTGTAATTGTACCAGTATATAAGGTTGAGAAGTATTTAGACAGATGCGTAACGAGTATCCTTAATCAATCGTACAAAAATTTCGAAATAGTCTTGGTAGACGATGATTCCCCAGATAATTGCCCGAAAATGTGCGATGATTATGCTGTGAGATATGATAATATAGTAGTAATACACTTGAAAAATTCAGGAATAGGCGTTTCTGGTGCAAGAAATGCTGGAATTGAAAGGGCAAAAGGTAAATATATCACTTTCGTTGATAGCGATGATTTTGCCCACCATGACTTATTGAGTGTTTTAAAAAAATCAATTGATAGTGTACCTCAGGCTCAATTATCGATGTGTTCTTATAAACGAGTTTTTGATTTGCCTAAAGAAATCGAGCCAGTTAATTACACTGGAGTTGAGCTTATCAATGATATGAAAGCGATGGAAATGCTTATTACCGATCAAACACTTTCTGCAGTTTGGGGTAAATTATACGCCAGGGATGTGTTCGATGGAATAAGGTTTCCGGTAGGAAGACATAATGAAGATATGTTTGTAATGCCCCTGATATTTCAAAAAGCAAAAAAAATTACAGTAGCACCACAAGAACTTTATTTTTATTTTCAAGATAGCGAAAGCTTATGTCGTTCTAACTTTAATTATAATATGCTTGATATGATTGAAGCTATTTCACAATGGAAACAATATATCACAGTAAAGTATCCAACACTTATCGAAAAAGTAAATAGTCATTATTACTCTTCTGTAATCAATAGTAGCCAATACTTAGTCAAAAAAAAGGACGACTTCGGAATTGAAAAACTGAAAAGTTTTGAGAAAGAAATTGTTGCTAATTATAAATCAATAATTAATTCAAAATATACTACACTCAATAATAAAATCAAGACAATATTAATTAAGTTGGGTCTATTCAAAACTGTTATTAAGACAATCGATACTATTAATATCAGAAAGTACGATTAG
- a CDS encoding CatB-related O-acetyltransferase — MIVKSIIKRFLLKTKKAIIIDKRSEINYNVINETINAEYPCLITDSMCSFEMVNEGCRISDSRCYGDIVLGRFVSISGPGTVIKALKEKIYIGSFCSIGQNVCIVDFNHLYERITSSFIHYQIFREDYKVDIDTKGPVVLEEDVWIGSNTIILPGVKIGRGSVIGGGSVVTKDIPRYSIVYGNPARVVSRRFNDNTIDMLEKLEWWKWDIAKIKRNKKLFSTSLTDDGIEQIRANIN, encoded by the coding sequence ATGATTGTAAAATCAATTATAAAAAGGTTTTTACTGAAAACAAAAAAAGCTATTATAATTGATAAACGTTCAGAAATCAATTATAATGTTATAAATGAAACGATTAATGCAGAATATCCTTGTCTGATTACTGATTCAATGTGCAGTTTTGAAATGGTGAATGAAGGCTGTAGAATTTCGGACAGTCGGTGTTATGGGGATATTGTGCTAGGTAGATTCGTTTCGATCTCAGGACCTGGAACGGTGATAAAGGCGCTCAAAGAAAAAATATATATTGGTAGTTTTTGTTCAATTGGACAAAATGTATGTATAGTCGACTTCAATCATTTGTATGAACGAATTACCAGCAGCTTTATACATTATCAGATATTTAGGGAAGATTACAAGGTAGATATTGATACAAAAGGTCCTGTAGTTCTTGAGGAAGATGTTTGGATTGGTTCTAACACAATAATATTACCAGGAGTTAAAATTGGAAGAGGATCTGTTATTGGAGGTGGAAGCGTGGTTACAAAGGATATCCCCAGATATTCAATAGTATATGGAAACCCGGCAAGAGTTGTATCCAGACGATTCAACGATAATACAATCGACATGCTTGAAAAGTTGGAATGGTGGAAATGGGATATTGCTAAAATTAAAAGAAATAAAAAATTGTTCAGTACCAGCCTTACGGATGACGGTATTGAACAGATTAGGGCAAACATCAATTAA
- a CDS encoding N-acetyl sugar amidotransferase: MEKNKNITTRAYQICTKTIMDTSDPNIVFNEKGESDYYTNYIENILPNWHTDERGYYELMKTAEKIKKESKNKDFDCIIGLSGGLDSSYVAYVAKEIMGLRPLLFHVDAGWNTDKAVGNVEKLCNGLGLDLYTEVINWEEMKDLQVAFLKSQIADQDMPQDYAFFSALYKFARKNKIKFVLTGGNYSTECCREPEEWGAFPGIDRLLVSDIHKKFGSRQLKTFPIVDIISYKIFYRYVLGMKVIKPLNYVPYIKKEAEKLLSERFGWESFQHKHHESRFTRFYEDFWLPRKFGYEKRRAHFSSLILTGQMTREEALDRISRPELSEEFLQKEFEYVADKLDLSKQELLDIFNGPNKTFHDYRNKVGLIGIGAKAMTLFGLEKRLFR, translated from the coding sequence ATGGAGAAAAATAAAAATATTACTACGAGAGCTTATCAGATTTGTACTAAAACAATTATGGATACGTCAGATCCTAATATTGTATTCAATGAAAAAGGTGAGAGCGATTACTATACAAATTATATTGAAAATATTCTCCCTAATTGGCATACCGATGAACGTGGTTATTATGAGTTGATGAAGACCGCTGAGAAAATTAAAAAGGAATCTAAAAACAAAGATTTTGATTGTATCATAGGATTAAGTGGTGGATTGGATAGTTCTTACGTAGCTTATGTAGCTAAAGAAATTATGGGACTTAGACCATTGCTGTTTCATGTGGATGCAGGATGGAATACAGATAAGGCTGTGGGTAATGTAGAAAAGTTGTGTAATGGTTTAGGGCTGGATCTATATACTGAAGTAATTAACTGGGAGGAAATGAAAGATCTTCAAGTAGCTTTTCTGAAATCACAAATTGCAGATCAGGATATGCCACAGGATTACGCTTTCTTTTCTGCTTTATATAAATTTGCACGCAAAAACAAGATTAAATTCGTACTTACCGGAGGTAATTACTCAACAGAATGTTGTAGAGAGCCAGAAGAGTGGGGTGCATTTCCGGGTATAGACAGATTGTTGGTAAGTGATATTCATAAAAAATTTGGATCAAGGCAGTTGAAAACTTTTCCAATCGTTGATATTATTTCTTATAAAATCTTTTATCGATATGTTTTAGGGATGAAAGTAATTAAGCCTTTAAATTATGTTCCTTATATAAAAAAGGAGGCTGAAAAACTTCTATCAGAGAGATTTGGCTGGGAATCTTTCCAACATAAGCATCATGAATCCAGGTTTACTCGTTTTTATGAAGACTTTTGGCTGCCTCGCAAATTCGGGTACGAGAAAAGGCGCGCACATTTTTCCAGTTTGATTTTAACAGGTCAAATGACCAGGGAAGAAGCATTGGATCGTATTTCCCGACCTGAACTGTCGGAAGAGTTTTTACAAAAAGAGTTTGAATATGTGGCAGATAAATTGGATTTATCAAAACAAGAACTACTTGATATTTTTAATGGTCCAAATAAAACTTTCCATGATTACAGGAATAAAGTAGGTTTAATTGGAATAGGAGCTAAAGCTATGACTTTGTTTGGACTTGAAAAAAGACTTTTCAGATGA
- the hisH gene encoding imidazole glycerol phosphate synthase subunit HisH, whose translation MITLIDYGVGNIFAFQNVYKRLDIPTKIAKTSSDLEGAEKLILPGVGAFDYAMQQLNASGMRDKLDELVLDKKIPVIGICVGMQMMGKKSEEGREEGLKWMDAEIIKFDESLIRQRTKLPHMGWNDVLPIRNHPLFSRLEHNAIFYFLHSYYFKCNDHSNTIAISDYGLQFTSAANVDNIYGIQFHPEKSHQYGEILLDNFAKI comes from the coding sequence ATGATAACTTTAATAGACTATGGTGTCGGAAATATTTTTGCCTTTCAGAATGTATATAAACGGCTTGATATTCCTACCAAAATTGCTAAAACCAGTTCGGATTTAGAGGGTGCAGAAAAACTAATCCTTCCAGGAGTTGGAGCTTTTGATTATGCCATGCAACAATTGAATGCTTCAGGAATGAGAGATAAATTAGATGAACTGGTTCTTGATAAAAAAATACCTGTGATTGGTATATGTGTAGGTATGCAGATGATGGGTAAAAAAAGTGAGGAAGGCAGGGAAGAAGGTCTGAAATGGATGGATGCTGAAATTATAAAGTTTGATGAAAGCTTAATAAGGCAAAGAACCAAACTACCACATATGGGTTGGAATGATGTTTTACCAATACGTAATCATCCTTTATTTAGTAGGTTGGAGCATAATGCTATCTTTTATTTTCTCCATTCTTATTATTTTAAATGCAATGACCATTCAAATACAATTGCGATTTCTGATTATGGTTTGCAATTTACTTCGGCAGCCAATGTAGATAATATTTATGGAATTCAGTTTCATCCCGAGAAAAGTCATCAGTACGGTGAAATACTACTGGATAATTTTGCAAAAATATAA
- a CDS encoding nucleotidyltransferase family protein: protein MKAFLLAAGLGTRLKPITDTVPKCLVPVAGKPMLAYWFDLFRKHGITEVLINLNHLPDHVRQFVKENDQDIKVTLVYEETLLGSLGTILQNKYYIENEECFFIFYADTLTNVDLADMLRTHKSSGKPFTMGLFHADNPSSCGIAELDENNIIIGFEEKPQEPKSALANAGLYIMDTLLLNEIKSSQDKLLDIGYDLLPTLVSNMTGYKHINFVLDIGTPDNLIRASEFVKNNPRIFL from the coding sequence ATGAAAGCTTTTTTATTAGCGGCAGGGCTTGGTACAAGGTTAAAGCCAATTACTGATACAGTTCCCAAATGTTTAGTTCCGGTAGCAGGTAAGCCAATGTTAGCATATTGGTTTGATTTGTTTCGGAAGCATGGTATAACAGAAGTGTTGATTAATTTAAATCATCTTCCAGACCATGTTCGGCAATTTGTTAAAGAAAATGATCAGGATATAAAGGTTACGCTTGTTTATGAAGAGACATTGTTGGGGAGTCTTGGCACGATTCTCCAAAATAAATATTACATCGAAAACGAAGAATGTTTTTTTATTTTCTATGCTGACACCCTAACAAACGTTGATCTTGCAGATATGTTAAGAACTCACAAGTCTTCAGGAAAGCCTTTTACCATGGGATTATTTCATGCCGATAATCCTAGTTCTTGCGGTATTGCCGAGTTGGATGAGAATAATATAATTATTGGTTTTGAAGAAAAACCACAAGAACCAAAATCTGCCCTAGCCAATGCTGGATTGTATATTATGGACACATTGCTTTTGAACGAAATTAAGTCAAGTCAGGACAAATTGCTTGATATTGGTTATGATCTCTTGCCAACATTAGTGTCTAATATGACAGGTTATAAACATATAAATTTTGTTTTGGATATCGGAACTCCTGATAATTTGATACGTGCAAGTGAATTTGTAAAAAATAATCCAAGAATTTTTCTATAG
- a CDS encoding glycosyltransferase — MPKLLQICVEGNTGSTGTIAEAIGIIALNKQWESYIAYGRFPRPSQSKLIRIGSDLDTFLHGIETRLFDRHGLGSRKATRNLISQIEAIQPDIIHLHHLHGYYINIVVLFEYLASAGIPVVWTFHDCWSFTGHCAFFDFAGCNKWKSECDHCPQIREYPQSLWIDRSRKNFHLKKRLFTSVPQLTVVSVSRWLDGLVQQSFFRNTSHVFIYNGINLETFKPSGDFATIKRKYKVEGKFLILGVATTWDRRKGLNDFIELSKGLRENEQIILVGLDEKQMKGLPENIIGLSRTDNQNELVELYCASDVFLNLSEEETFGLTTVEAMACGTPVIVYNKTASPELVQPETGMIIDKGDLDGLHSAIEVIKQKSKMSYSLACRKHAQENFNVNDRFEEYFNLYNQMLHSKRLKK, encoded by the coding sequence ATGCCAAAGTTATTACAGATTTGTGTTGAAGGAAACACAGGTTCAACGGGTACAATAGCGGAAGCCATTGGTATTATTGCCTTAAATAAACAATGGGAAAGTTATATAGCCTATGGTCGTTTTCCAAGGCCAAGTCAATCCAAACTAATAAGAATAGGATCTGATTTAGATACTTTTTTGCATGGGATTGAAACCAGATTGTTTGACCGGCACGGATTGGGCTCAAGAAAGGCTACTCGTAATCTAATCAGTCAAATTGAAGCGATTCAACCTGATATTATTCACTTACATCATCTACACGGCTATTATATCAATATTGTTGTTCTGTTTGAGTATTTAGCAAGTGCTGGAATACCAGTTGTATGGACTTTTCATGATTGCTGGTCTTTTACTGGCCATTGTGCTTTTTTTGACTTTGCAGGGTGTAATAAGTGGAAATCAGAATGTGATCATTGCCCACAAATACGTGAATATCCTCAAAGTTTATGGATTGATAGGTCAAGGAAAAATTTTCATCTTAAGAAAAGGCTTTTTACGTCTGTTCCTCAGTTGACAGTAGTTTCAGTTTCCAGGTGGTTGGATGGATTGGTTCAACAATCCTTTTTTAGGAATACCTCACATGTATTTATTTATAACGGGATTAATCTGGAAACGTTCAAGCCTTCAGGAGATTTTGCAACAATAAAACGAAAGTATAAAGTAGAAGGGAAGTTTCTTATACTAGGGGTAGCGACTACCTGGGATCGAAGAAAAGGATTGAATGACTTTATTGAGTTGAGTAAGGGACTCAGGGAAAATGAACAAATTATTTTAGTTGGTCTCGATGAAAAACAGATGAAAGGGCTACCTGAAAATATAATAGGGTTATCAAGAACTGATAATCAAAATGAATTGGTTGAACTTTATTGCGCTTCAGATGTGTTTTTGAATTTGTCTGAAGAAGAAACATTTGGACTTACGACAGTTGAAGCAATGGCTTGCGGCACTCCTGTGATTGTATATAATAAAACTGCTAGTCCTGAATTGGTTCAACCCGAAACAGGTATGATTATAGATAAAGGTGATCTTGATGGATTACATTCTGCTATTGAGGTGATAAAACAAAAAAGTAAAATGTCATACTCATTGGCTTGTAGAAAACATGCTCAAGAAAATTTTAATGTCAATGATCGCTTTGAGGAATACTTCAATTTGTATAATCAAATGCTGCATAGCAAAAGATTAAAAAAATAG
- a CDS encoding glycosyltransferase WbsX family protein, with amino-acid sequence MKIIAYYLPQYHPIRENNEWWGPGFTEWTNVGKARKYYRDHYQPKIPKDLGYYDLRIPEVRLQQAELAREAGVDAFCYWHYWFGNGRRLLEMPFNEVLRTGEPDFPFCLGWANESWKAKVWDFNSTKRDRTLMEQLYPGEQDYIDHFYALLDAFRDKRYFRKNNRPIFVVYKPFLLPDPALFMLIWNKLAVKEGISDGFHFVGHTEKTKDVDSLLNMGFNAVNIVRNGEYAHNPHLIKKILIPTIKYKVFKQPLKIDYALMIKYFVQSKEKEANIYPSIIPNWDHTPRSGRKGSVFHNSTPELFAEHAQEVLDAVSHKEKEDQIVFLKSWNEWGEGNYMEPDLKFGKQYIEVLGKIRKEYENK; translated from the coding sequence ATGAAAATAATAGCATATTACTTGCCTCAATATCATCCTATACGGGAAAATAATGAGTGGTGGGGACCCGGTTTTACTGAATGGACAAACGTTGGGAAAGCTAGAAAATATTATAGAGATCATTACCAGCCGAAAATACCCAAGGATCTTGGCTATTACGATCTCAGAATTCCTGAAGTCAGACTACAACAAGCGGAATTAGCTAGAGAAGCAGGTGTAGACGCATTTTGCTATTGGCATTATTGGTTTGGTAATGGAAGACGTTTACTTGAAATGCCATTTAATGAAGTACTGAGAACCGGAGAACCTGATTTCCCTTTCTGCCTGGGATGGGCAAATGAGTCTTGGAAAGCCAAAGTATGGGATTTCAATAGTACAAAAAGAGACCGAACACTTATGGAACAACTGTATCCTGGGGAACAGGATTACATAGACCATTTCTATGCTTTGCTCGATGCATTCAGAGATAAACGTTATTTTAGAAAAAATAATCGTCCCATTTTTGTTGTGTACAAACCATTTTTACTGCCGGACCCAGCATTGTTTATGTTAATCTGGAACAAATTAGCAGTTAAAGAAGGAATTTCTGATGGGTTTCATTTTGTAGGACATACAGAAAAAACGAAAGATGTTGATTCTCTTTTAAATATGGGATTCAATGCTGTGAATATTGTTCGAAACGGCGAATATGCTCACAATCCACATCTGATTAAAAAAATTCTGATACCTACAATAAAGTATAAAGTCTTTAAACAGCCATTGAAAATTGATTATGCTCTGATGATCAAGTATTTTGTTCAAAGTAAAGAGAAGGAAGCCAATATTTATCCATCAATCATTCCAAATTGGGATCATACACCACGCAGCGGAAGAAAAGGATCTGTTTTTCATAATTCTACACCAGAATTATTTGCGGAACATGCTCAGGAAGTGTTAGATGCTGTATCACATAAAGAAAAAGAAGATCAAATTGTATTTCTTAAATCATGGAATGAATGGGGAGAAGGGAATTATATGGAGCCTGATTTGAAGTTTGGAAAACAGTATATAGAAGTATTAGGTAAGATCAGAAAGGAGTACGAAAACAAATAG
- a CDS encoding lipopolysaccharide biosynthesis protein → MGNIKTVNLNKLAFRSGSSYMVSNIMISAISILTAPIFTRLLTTADYGVASNFAAWVNVGLVIIGLGLPYSIGNAKTDFPSELNKFLASIQLLGTIMAGSVLILAIIFKDNLANWMEVDPSLVVIMFVYLLVFPSVLLAQERYKFLLKYKQNIYISLFGALGAVSFCFLFILVFFKDQRYYGRIIGLIFPFFLMGSFFYIKILVDGWNVDFKKYWSYALKISLPMIPHALAMVVLTQMDRIMIVKICGNADAGLFSFGYSYAVLLLLVSNAVLQAYQPWLYIKYKAMDIQSIGVSTSFIATGMCLLTLVCITVAPEALMVLGAKNFWAAKVVVMPIAIGALFQYIYNTYTTLELFHKKTIVIAIGTIFAAAINYSLNSLLIPVYGFIAAAYATLLSYLSLALFHLIAHKKITKKSIYNDEYIWIIAFTTAVIAYFISQLYETIMLRYIVFLSVILVVFLIALVNKKRIALSYQLMTEKREDTILA, encoded by the coding sequence ATGGGGAATATTAAAACGGTTAACCTAAATAAACTTGCATTCAGGTCAGGGTCTAGTTATATGGTCTCTAATATCATGATTAGTGCAATTTCTATTTTAACCGCACCAATTTTTACAAGACTATTGACTACCGCCGATTATGGAGTAGCTAGTAATTTTGCAGCCTGGGTGAATGTTGGGTTAGTGATAATTGGCTTGGGACTTCCTTACAGTATTGGGAATGCCAAAACAGATTTTCCCTCAGAGCTCAATAAATTTCTGGCCTCTATTCAATTATTAGGAACAATAATGGCTGGTTCCGTTTTAATTTTGGCCATTATATTTAAGGATAACTTAGCAAATTGGATGGAGGTAGACCCCAGCCTGGTGGTTATAATGTTTGTGTACTTGCTTGTTTTCCCATCTGTTCTATTAGCGCAGGAGAGGTATAAGTTTTTGTTGAAGTACAAACAAAATATATATATATCATTATTTGGTGCTTTAGGTGCTGTAAGTTTTTGTTTCTTGTTCATCCTGGTTTTTTTTAAAGATCAGCGATATTATGGCAGAATTATAGGGTTGATTTTCCCATTTTTTCTCATGGGGTCTTTCTTTTATATTAAGATTCTGGTCGATGGCTGGAATGTGGATTTCAAGAAATATTGGTCCTATGCTTTAAAAATATCATTGCCAATGATTCCACATGCCCTTGCAATGGTAGTGCTTACCCAGATGGATAGGATTATGATTGTGAAAATATGTGGAAATGCTGATGCCGGCTTGTTTAGTTTTGGATACTCATATGCGGTTTTATTATTGCTCGTTTCAAATGCTGTTTTGCAAGCTTATCAACCCTGGCTCTACATTAAGTATAAAGCCATGGATATACAATCCATAGGCGTGTCAACCAGTTTTATTGCTACAGGTATGTGTTTATTAACACTAGTCTGTATTACTGTTGCACCTGAGGCATTAATGGTATTAGGTGCAAAGAATTTCTGGGCTGCAAAAGTTGTTGTGATGCCAATTGCTATTGGAGCACTATTCCAATACATATATAATACTTATACTACACTCGAACTATTTCATAAAAAAACTATTGTAATTGCAATCGGAACAATTTTCGCAGCTGCTATTAATTATAGTTTGAATAGTTTATTGATTCCTGTTTATGGTTTTATCGCTGCGGCTTATGCAACGCTTCTTAGTTACTTAAGTTTAGCCCTTTTTCATTTAATTGCACATAAAAAAATCACAAAAAAGTCAATTTATAATGATGAGTATATCTGGATAATAGCTTTTACAACGGCAGTAATAGCTTATTTTATTTCGCAATTGTATGAAACTATAATGCTAAGGTATATTGTATTTCTATCTGTTATTTTAGTAGTTTTTTTAATTGCATTGGTAAATAAGAAAAGAATTGCCTTATCATATCAGCTAATGACTGAAAAGAGAGAAGATACTATTCTGGCCTAG
- a CDS encoding AglZ/HisF2 family acetamidino modification protein has translation MLRPRIIPSLLYHDKGLVKTVNFKSPKYVGDPINAVRIFNEKQVDELAFFDIDATVLGKEPDYALIEKLANQSRMPLCYGGGVKTKEQAQRIFSLGIEKIALSSAIIQNPKLVTEIAERVGSQSVIVVLDVKKKVFGGYELYTHNGKKATGVNPLKLAAEMQQLGAGEIIINSIDQDGSMNGYDMSLIEKVAGVTSLPLTVLGGAGSLQDIEKVIEKHGVIGVAAGSLFVFKGPYKAVLINYPSQTEKNKIFKIDNNEN, from the coding sequence ATGCTACGTCCTAGAATTATTCCCAGCTTATTGTACCATGATAAAGGATTAGTCAAGACTGTAAATTTTAAGTCACCTAAATATGTAGGAGATCCTATCAATGCAGTCAGAATATTTAATGAAAAGCAGGTAGATGAATTGGCTTTTTTTGATATTGATGCTACGGTATTGGGTAAGGAGCCAGATTATGCCTTAATTGAAAAACTTGCTAATCAGTCTAGAATGCCGTTATGTTATGGCGGTGGTGTGAAAACTAAAGAACAGGCTCAACGAATTTTTAGTTTAGGGATTGAAAAAATTGCATTGAGTAGTGCTATCATACAAAATCCGAAACTTGTTACAGAAATAGCTGAAAGAGTAGGTTCACAAAGTGTAATTGTTGTATTAGACGTTAAGAAAAAGGTTTTTGGTGGGTATGAGTTATATACCCATAATGGTAAAAAAGCTACTGGGGTTAATCCCTTAAAATTAGCTGCTGAAATGCAGCAACTTGGGGCAGGTGAAATTATTATCAATTCGATAGATCAAGATGGATCTATGAATGGTTACGATATGTCTTTGATTGAAAAAGTAGCTGGTGTAACTTCCCTTCCTCTTACAGTACTAGGTGGTGCTGGTTCACTTCAAGATATTGAAAAAGTAATTGAAAAACATGGTGTTATAGGGGTTGCGGCCGGTAGCCTTTTTGTTTTTAAAGGACCCTATAAGGCTGTTTTGATAAATTATCCTTCACAAACAGAAAAGAACAAGATATTTAAAATCGATAACAATGAAAATTAA
- a CDS encoding GHMP family kinase ATP-binding protein: MIISQTPLRISFVGGGTDMRSFYQYSPGMVLSTAIDKYLFVIVNERFDDKIYINYMDKEIVNDVDEIRHELVREAMKKAGIKRGIEVTMLADIPSTGSGLGSSSSLTVGLLNAFYNYQGHQVTAEQLAREACEIEIDILKKPIGKQDQYIAAYGGVNKFIFNKDETVTAESLNLSRDSRIRLGSNLLLHFTNITRKADVILSEQKNKTNDNLDSLNDLAAMVPVLERELCNGNWDSLGAMLKENWEIKKKLATGITIPEIEEMVEIALENGALGVKIAGAGGGGFLLSYVPRNEQDSFRKAMHKYLELPFMLDPFGSRIIFNMRRYNSRL, from the coding sequence ATGATAATATCACAAACTCCATTGCGAATCAGTTTTGTTGGTGGCGGAACCGATATGCGCTCTTTCTATCAGTATTCACCTGGTATGGTATTAAGTACTGCGATTGATAAATATCTTTTTGTCATTGTTAATGAACGATTTGATGATAAGATATATATCAATTATATGGATAAAGAAATCGTGAATGATGTTGACGAAATAAGGCACGAACTTGTTAGGGAGGCAATGAAAAAAGCAGGGATAAAAAGAGGAATCGAGGTAACAATGTTGGCAGATATTCCGTCAACCGGCTCTGGTCTTGGATCTTCCTCCTCCTTAACAGTAGGGTTGCTCAATGCTTTTTACAATTATCAGGGACACCAGGTTACAGCTGAACAACTTGCAAGGGAAGCGTGCGAAATTGAAATTGATATTTTAAAAAAACCTATAGGAAAACAGGATCAGTATATCGCTGCATATGGAGGTGTGAATAAGTTTATCTTTAATAAAGATGAAACTGTTACTGCTGAATCATTAAACCTCTCCCGTGATAGCAGAATCAGACTCGGTTCGAACCTTTTGTTACATTTTACTAATATCACAAGAAAAGCAGATGTTATTTTATCTGAACAAAAAAATAAAACGAATGATAATTTAGATTCTCTTAATGACTTAGCCGCAATGGTACCGGTTTTAGAGAGGGAGCTTTGTAATGGCAATTGGGATTCCTTAGGTGCAATGTTGAAAGAAAACTGGGAAATAAAGAAAAAATTGGCAACAGGAATTACCATACCTGAAATTGAAGAAATGGTTGAGATTGCGTTAGAAAATGGTGCACTAGGAGTTAAGATTGCTGGTGCAGGCGGTGGCGGCTTTTTATTGTCATATGTTCCTAGAAACGAACAGGATAGTTTTCGAAAAGCAATGCATAAATATTTAGAGCTTCCTTTTATGCTTGATCCATTCGGTTCTCGAATAATTTTTAACATGAGGAGATACAATTCTCGATTATAA